The sequence AGCGCGATGCGTGCGCTCGCGTCCTTTCCTCTTTTTGtagatgggcgcgcacgcgtcaaATGCGCGATCGCACGAGATGAGTTGGGCTGGGGGCTTAAAGTTGGCCCAGATCCAGTGCAACTCTCTGGATAGTGGCTCAGAAGTTGCAGCAGCAGATCAACGCGGACACGGCAGGTGTGCGTCCGCGTGCATTTCCCTATAGCTGTATGGAcgcgcacgcacgtagtgcgcgtcagcGTGGAATGAGTTGGGCTTAAGGCACAACGCTGGCCtaggagaggcccaactctctggaatatgggtgatgatgcatccgctcatggacgcgtacgcgtacggcaTGCGTGCGCATCCtctccccctcttttttttttaatttgcccAGGTGTTTCCTATAAtgctcacaactctttattcgCTCAactatcatacaattcacaaaaactgcaatttgatattattcatctactactaaacacaacatacatgtgactatgctaacaattaagttgtacaaacaaatctatatgaaacatctacctacaatggcaactcaaatcacttattaagcaaaattaaaagagaatggaaagagtttaccatggtggggtgtctcccacctagcacttttattgaCACCAGATAGTTGAAGCCAATCTATTTCGCAGGCAAGatcaattggcgcccaccgtggggccgaggaAATCGATTCTTTCTTTTGGTCCCGTTACCTTCGCTTACACCCATGGCTGACGTACCACCTCCTTCACTATCCGAATTTATGCGGATGGTAGCTGAGCTACAACAAGCCAATCAACGAATGGCCGACAAAAACCAAATAATGGCTACTCAAATCGCTGAACTGAACCATACTCTGATAGAACATAACGACACTCATCACCAGCAACCAGAAGATAATGAGCATCATTCCCAGCCCTCTCATGTCTCGGAGACTATCCAAGCCGAGGAAGTTCAACCTGAAGATGAAAAGGAAGAGTCCGACGAACTTGTAGGACCCTTCACAGAAGAAGTGATGAACTTCGAATTGCCGAAGAGATTCACCCTGCCACTAATCCTCACACCTTATGATGGGCTCGGAGACCCAAAGAAATTTCTCAAAAAGTTCCGATCAATAATAATCGTCAATGGTGCATCAGATACTGTTTTATGCCAttgtttttcaaattatttagatggtcctgcacttgattgtTTGTGTGCTCTGCCTGCAGGTTCTATCTCGCGATTTCAGCAGTTGGCGAAGCTATTTGAAGAACACTTTGCTGGATCCGTGATTTACCTACACAACTCCGATTATCTGAATACAATCAAACAGGGACCGAACGAAAGCTTGAAGGACTATATGACCCGTTTCACCAAAGCCTCCATCAGTATACCTGACTTCCACTCCGAGGTTCACCTACACGCAATCAAAAGCGGACTTCGACCTAGAAAGTTCCAGGAGACCATCGCAGTAGCCAAGCCGAGGACCCTTGCAGAGTTTCGCAAGAAAGCAAAAGGCCAAATTGATATCAAAGAACTCAGACAAGCTTGGAAATCTGAGAAGACAAACTACCAAGATGAAGATAAGGCCTTAAGCACTAAGAAAAACTTTAAACTAACCCCTCGATTTGATTCCTATACGCAGTTCAACACTAAGCGAGAAGACATAATTAGAGAGATCTTAAATTCAAAGCTAATCAAGCCACCAAGAAAGGCCGGTACCTCTCAAGATACAAAGAATGTGGACAAGTCTAAATATTGTTCTTTCCACCAGAAACACGGGCACAACACTAACGAATGTGTGGTGGCCAAGGACCTTCTGGAACGCCTAGCCAGGCAGGGACACCTTGACAAATACATTGGGGGTCACATCTAAAAGTGCATCACACCTTCCACAACCAACGATTCGTCTGAACAACAAAACTGAGGAAAAGAGAAGGTACCTTCAAGCCAATACGAAAAACCTCGAGGTATAATTAATTGTATTTCAGGAGGATACGCAAGTGGAGGATCCTCAAATTCGGCTAGAAAAGATCATTCCGAGCAATATGCTCGGTGAATGGGCCACAACAAGAAGCTGAAACGACAAATCAACCCCCACAAGTAACTTTTACACACGCCACTTCGATTCCAGCATACAAAATTTAGATGATCCCGTGGTCATCACTCTTTAACTATAGGATTTGTTGGTAAGGAAAGTACTC is a genomic window of Arachis hypogaea cultivar Tifrunner unplaced genomic scaffold, arahy.Tifrunner.gnm2.J5K5 arahy.Tifrunner.gnm2.scaffold_189, whole genome shotgun sequence containing:
- the LOC114927323 gene encoding uncharacterized protein; translation: MADVPPPSLSEFMRMVAELQQANQRMADKNQIMATQIAELNHTLIEHNDTHHQQPEDNEHHSQPSHVSETIQAEEVQPEDEKEESDELVGPFTEEVMNFELPKRFTLPLILTPYDGLGDPKKFLKKFRSIIIVNGASDTVLCHCFSNYLDGPALDCLCALPAGSISRFQQLAKLFEEHFAGSVIYLHNSDYLNTIKQGPNESLKDYMTRFTKASISIPDFHSEVHLHAIKSGLRPRKFQETIAVAKPRTLAEFRKKAKGQIDIKELRQAWKSEKTNYQDEDKALSTKKNFKLTPRFDSYTQFNTKREDIIREILNSKLIKPPRKAGTSQDTKNVDKSKYCSFHQKHGHNTNECVVAKDLLERLARQGHLDKYIGGHI